The Caenorhabditis elegans chromosome II genome has a segment encoding these proteins:
- the lido-14 gene encoding Alcohol dehydrogenase transcription factor myb/sant-like protein (Confirmed by transcript evidence), giving the protein MSRIKQEQVNPPPPPRAITPLPPATHRITMDEYKKREKKDYYRDATKDASVKKVVLSLLKDYPDMWQNGNRFQTRKWRALGVEVYQRTGQIVGVDDMRKMFMSGKTVLKQKITFCIRNMKMDRAATEADLQNWEYYRHFLYYRQTLGKFEAKLRGEQWIGEDQVEDDDEDDVIFDGES; this is encoded by the exons ATGTCTCGCATCAAGCAGGAACAGGTGAAcccaccaccaccgccacgCGCCATCACTCCACTTCCCCCGGCGACACACCGGATCACGATGGATGAGTATAAGAAGAGGGAGAAGAAAGACTATTATCGAGATGCCACCAAGGACGCGAGTGTCAAGAAGGTTGTGCTCTCGCTGCTCAAGGACTATCCCGACATGTGGCAGAACGGTAATCGATTTCAGACTCGGAAGTGGCGAGCGCTCGGAGTTGAAGTGTATCAGAGGACTGGGCAGATTGTCGGTG tggACGACATGCGAAAGATGTTTATGTCGGGAAAAACCGTGCTCAAACAGAAAATCACCTTCTGCATCCGGAATATGAAGATGGACCGCGCCGCTACCGAGGCCGACCTCCAGAATTGGGAGTACTACCGTCACTTTCTCTACTACCGTCAGACGCTTGGCAAGTTTGAGGCGAAGCTTCGCGGTGAGCAGTGGATCGGAGAAGATCAAGTTGAAGACGATGACGAAGATGATGTCATATTCGATGGGGAGTCGTAA
- the bath-27 gene encoding BTB domain-containing protein (Confirmed by transcript evidence), with protein MSNSKKEFVLRFDFKKVWLMKKKDQYTSEEEDHFGIKWWLRVTRDDQFLYVDLEKSGTGSTNFHGNFNVRIESGHGVISENFKFSGSKSDAEIPSTSDRCESFKWNKLDYSKYLSIEGHVEIIDMTGYHDFQKRVDFGSDVTRRFADTVLIVRGQRFYVLKQHLALHSPYFKNLLKECTLDSEIQLPDVDTDDFQKYLEILYGFSTIHDNFVEGILLLGKFFETERIITACENFLIDKSSKSIRKLFELSNKFHLKKLNKNCVENIKTSTALRLMLPPDVLTIHHTAIVELFRRSMQFH; from the exons ATgagcaattcaaaaaaggaattCGTCCTGcgattcgatttcaaaaaagtctggctcatgaagaaaaaagatcaATATACTAGTGAAGAGGAAGATCATTTCGGCATCAAATG GTGGCTGCGCGTAACTCGTGATGATCAATTTCTCTATGtggatttggaaaaaagtggaaCGGGATCCACTAATTTTCATGGAAACTTCAATGTTCGTATCGAGTCGGGTCATGGAgtaatttcagagaatttcaagttttctggaaGCAAAAGTGATGCTGAAAT accgtCAACTTCCGATCGTTGTGAATCCTTCAAATGGAACAAGTTGGATTATTCAAAATACCTTTCCATCGAAGGACACGTGGAAATTATCGATATGACCGGCTATCATGATTTCCAGAAGCGTGTGGATTTCGGTAGTGACGTCACTAGACGGTTCGCTGATACAGTGCTTATTGTGAGAGGACAGAGGTTTTATGTGCTGAAACAG cacctCGCTCTGCATTCtccatattttaaaaatctcctCAAAGAATGTACATTGGATTCAGAAATTCAACTTCCCGATGTGGATACagatgattttcagaaatatctggaaattttgtacGGATTTTCTACTATTCATG ataatttcgTCGAAGGAATCCTGCTTCTCGGTAAATTTTTCGAGACGGAGAGAATTATTACGGCTTGCGAGAACTTTTTAATCGATAAATCGAGCAAATCAATAAGAAAATTGTTCGAGTTATCTAATAAATTCCATTTGAAGAAGCTTAAT aagaattgcgttgaaaacatcaaaacatCGACGGCTCTTCGTCTCATGCTTCCACCGGATGTTCTGACCATTCATCATACTGCAATAGTCGAGCTTTTCCGAAGATCAATgcaatttcattga
- the Y49F6C.6 gene encoding DUF4455 domain-containing protein (Partially confirmed by transcript evidence) codes for MQWLQRQKRNYTRASRSLKRGLRHHARFLRRQEFDWFFENMNDAEVLFQMYGLLEQLEERFDAVRFEGEVERVQNRLDELQ; via the exons atgcaaTGGCTTCAACGTCAAAAGCGAAACTACACACGGGCATCCCGTTCGTTGAAACGCGGTCTTCGACATCACGCACGCTTTCTTAGA cgcCAAGAATTCGATTGGTTCTTCGAGAACATGAACGATGCCGAGGTGCTCTTTCAGATGTATGGGTTGCTGGAGCAGCTCGAGGAGCGGTTCGATGCGGTGCGATTTGAGGGAGAAGTCGAGCGGGTTCAGAATAGGCTTGATGAGCTTCAGTGA
- the Y49F6C.7 gene encoding Cytosolic protein (Confirmed by transcript evidence) translates to MPPREEHQNLEENYQPARTPRNELVAQIQVQLDINRQEIRAREREQARLLRDLREMDNRIRIEMMNLRARVLEENRDV, encoded by the exons ATGCCTCCCCGAGAAGAGCACCAAAACTTGGAAGAGAACTACCAACCGGCTAGAACTCCG CGCAACGAGTTGGTCGCCCAGATTCAGGTGCAGCTGGATATCAACCGCCAAGAGATCCGAGCGCGGGAACGAGAGCAGGCAAGATTGTTGCGAGACTTGCGGGAGATGGATAATCGG atccgAATCGAGATGATGAACCTGCGTGCAAGAGTGCTGGAAGAAAACCGTGATGTTTAA
- the Y49F6C.7 gene encoding Cytosolic protein (Confirmed by transcript evidence), with translation MPPREEHQNLEENYQPARTPSFSATSWSPRFRCSWISTAKRSERGNESRQDCCETCGRWIIGSESR, from the exons ATGCCTCCCCGAGAAGAGCACCAAAACTTGGAAGAGAACTACCAACCGGCTAGAACTCCG TCCTTCAGCGCAACGAGTTGGTCGCCCAGATTCAGGTGCAGCTGGATATCAACCGCCAAGAGATCCGAGCGCGGGAACGAGAGCAGGCAAGATTGTTGCGAGACTTGCGGGAGATGGATAATCGG atccgAATCGAGATGA
- the Y49F6C.8 gene encoding Mediator of RNA polymerase II transcription subunit 21 (Confirmed by transcript evidence): MAQNPNSFTDSVFGMIRNLLVSIRAGLFELTIKQPVTQNSLQRYQEEHREEKQQYLRQAILDLAEDSEEEDDGQPLDKETLSKMIAELTIERNNLRRSFNIVNEQRTGSKDRQHMEEEIRIQNWTKEDREELESGLAVMRQTIQESWKDAADCEQEKRSKNNQ; this comes from the exons ATGGCTCAAAATCCCAACTCCTTCACTGATTCAGTGTTTGGAATGATCCGGAATTTGCTTGTCAGTATTCGGGCTGGg cttttcgaGCTTACAATCAAGCAACCCGTCACTCAAAATTCGTTGCAACGCTACCAAGAGGAGCATCGGGAGGAAAAGCAGCAGTACCTGCGTCAAGCGATATTGGATCTCGCGGAAGATTCGGAAGAAGAG gACGATGGACAGCCTCTTGATAAAGAAACACTTTCGAAGATGATCGCGGAGCTGACAATTGAACGAAATAATCTTAGACGAAGTTTCAACATCGTCAATGAGCAACGGACAGGTTCAAAGGACCGTCAACATATGGAAGAGGAGATCAGGATTCAGAATTGGACGAAGGAAGATCGGGAGGAGTTGGAGAGCGGCTTGGCGGTCATGCGCCAGACAATTCAAGAATCTTGGAAGGATGCTGCTGATTGTGAGCAGGAGAAGCGCTCAAAGaacaatcaataa
- the bath-10 gene encoding BTB and MATH domain containing (Product from WormBase gene class bath;~Confirmed by transcript evidence), protein MAKEFQLTHIFKKVSEFKDGECRCGPLEEHFNVEWLLYINRKDDELAVFLGCNSLQGTEETTLSIYVELKFTLKNSIGTRVTKIAKCLLSNKSTESDFGLNKFIGWETLLKDYLIDDSIIIEAKIKITKMTGFPRKELRSFDESSEEYSDMIIAVGDRKFYVLKQLLASNSTHFQSLIPLDFEEMDCEGKSEITLPDINPSDFQCLLEVLYGEPAMDDENVEGILHSAHMYKMTKVIRNCEEFLSNKSEKPMRDKFKIAKQYQLESLKKSCLSKIQTIQDIKSAMAGDLSDMDATVVAALLEKSVTIEPPSKNGRPY, encoded by the exons ATGGCAAAGGAATTCCAACTCACCCATATTTTTAAGAAAGTATCCGAATTTAAAGATGGCGAATGTAGATGTGGACCCCTAGAAGAACACTTCAATGTTGAATG GTTACTTTATATAAATCGGAAAGATGATGAATTGGCAGTATTTCTGGGTTGCAATAGTTTACAAGGAACTGAAGAAACAACACTGTCAATTTATGTGGAATTAAAGTTTACACTCAAGAATTCAATTGGCACACGAGTAACGAAAATCGCTAAATGTCTGTTATCAAATAAGAGTACTGAAAGTGATTTCGGACTTAATAAGTTTATTGGTTGGGAGACATTGTTGAAGGACTACCTGATTGATGACAGTATCATTATCGAAGCAAAAATCAAGATCACTAAGATGACTGGATTTCCGAGAAAAGAGCTCAGAAGCTTTGATGAATCAAGTGAGGAGTATTCCGATATGATTATTGCCGTTGGGGATAGAAAGTTCTATGTTCTCAAACAG CTCCTCGCTTCAAACTCTACACACTTTCAATCTCTTATTCCCCTGGACTTTGAAGAAATGGACTGTGAAGGAAAATCGGAGATCACCCTGCCAGATATCAACCCCTCCGATTTTCAGTGTCTCCTGGAGGTTCTGTACGGAGAGCCTGCTATGGATG ACGAGAACGTTGAAGGGATTCTTCATTCGGCTCACATGTACAAAATGACAAAAGTAATTCGGAACTGTGAAGAGTTTCTTTccaacaaatctgaaaaacccATGAGGGATAAGTTCAAAATTGCAAAGCAATACCAACTGGAGAGTTTGAAG aaatcatgTCTCTCAAAAATCCAAACAATCCAAGACATCAAGTCAGCAATGGCAGGGGATCTATCTGACATGGATGCAACTGTAGTGGCGGCTCTTCTCGAAAAATCGGTGACTATTGAACCGCCTTCGAAAAATGGACGACcgtattaa
- the bath-9 gene encoding BTB domain-containing protein (Confirmed by transcript evidence) — protein MVKEIGLTHIFKNVSELEKGKYFHSPAEEHFNVRWNIKIARKNENIGVYLCCQRLKDIGEGAWSVDTEYRLTVKNSIGKRLRNKARTKFVPNSNEWGWEFSWETLIKDYLIDDSIIVEAEVKIRKMTGIPRKLLSSFEQSDDVFSDVVLAVYDKKFFVLKKFLATHSSYFKTLFLGKFDEPEKAEIALTDINAADFQCLLEVLYGEPAIEDENVEGILHLAHMYKMAVVIEKCVEFLSDKSEKLGRDKFRIAKQYQLDNLKKSCLSKINTITEIKSAMAGDLSDMDPTVVAALLEKSVALH, from the exons ATGGTAAAGGAAATAGGACTCACTCATATATTCAAGAATGTatcagaattggaaaaaggcAAATATTTTCATAGTCCCGCAGAAGAACACTTCAATGTTCGATG gaatatcaaaattgctcggaaaaatgaaaacatcgGAGTTTATCTGTGTTGCCAGAGATTGAAAGACATCGGAGAAGGCGCATGGTCCGTGGATACCGAATATAGACTAACAGTCAAGAATTCAATTGGTAAACGTCTTAGGAACAAGGCTAGGACTAAATTTGTGCCAAATTCGAATGAATGGGGATGGGAGTTCAGTTGGGAGACATTGATCAAGGATTATCTCATTGATGATAGTATCATTGTTGAAGCAGAGGTCAAGATCAGAAAGATGACTGGGATTCCTAGGAAGCTGCTCAGTAGCTTTGAGCAGTCAGATGACGTCTTTTCTGATGTGGTTCTAGCGGTTTACGACAAGAAGTTCTTTGTTCTCAAAAAG TTCCTCGCCACTCACTCATCATACTTCAAAACTCTatttctcggaaaattcgatgaaccagaaaaagctgaaatcgCGCTCACCGACATCAATGCTGCCGATTTTCAGTGTCTTCTAGAGGTTCTGTACGGAGAACCTGCTATTGAGG aCGAGAACGTTGAGGGAATTCTACACTTGGCTCACATGTACAAGATGGCCGTGGTGATTGAGAAATGTGTGGAGTTTCTATCCGATAAATCTGAGAAACTCGGGAGAGATAAGTTCAGAATTGCAAAGCAATATCAACTGGATAATTTGAAG aaatcgtgcctatcaaaaatcaatacaatCACTGAGATCAAATCAGCAATGGCAGGGGATCTATCTGACATGGATCCAACTGTAGTGGCGGCTCTTCTCGAAAAATCAGTGGCTCTTCATTAA
- the Y49F6C.2 gene encoding BTB domain-containing protein (Confirmed by transcript evidence), which translates to MPNDFKTKIKKPLLKITCNFLKLLIFAYKILQIQHFRFKFRLSIVHFGPLFSFERIFEKCWLISKIVLTVRDMPFAIRKCEEFLVEKYERPKRDILNIAKQYQLENLKKLCLAKINTIDEIKAAMAGNLSDMEPTVLAALLEKSVALK; encoded by the exons ATGCCaaatgatttcaaaacaaaaattaaaaaaccattATT aaaaattacatgcaattttctaaaattattgatttttgcttaTAAGATCCTccaaattcaacattttcgctTCAAATTTCGACTAAGCATTGTACATTTTGGTCCTCTatttagttttgaaagaatttttgaaaaatgttggctcatctccaaaatcgtcctgaCTGTAAGAGACATGCCTTTTGCGATTCGGAAATGTGAGGAATTTCTGGTTGAGAAATATGAAAGGCCCAAGCGAGATATACTCAATATTGCAAAGCAATATCAACTTGAGAACTTGAAG aaactatgtcttgcaaaaatcaatacgATTGATGAAATCAAGGCGGCAATGGCAGGTAATCTATCTGACATGGAGCCAACAGTGCTGGCGGCTCTTCTCGAAAAATCGGTGGCTCTAAAATAA
- the T06D4.1 gene encoding Type VI secretion system protein TssA (Confirmed by transcript evidence) produces the protein MSDDPNTTQERAMEGPSENQAARQLEGNQEEAQRQPKEEQADREEAKGEEEAPQVAAALPIPDSPFLTELARLLRGSLRPYLNTEPDEVIEAARQDHQLDQEVANENLLQYICRTLVESNDMGKLAEIRELFARTPEDPAFNTPAGIDDSAMNQFYELIRDCRVVPEDDQTFVPRQALATRIHLIIDSFQARRESEFLRQWCQQNIVCLLYGNPVPEMKDFAYRILIEMLTSSSTWTAELESFANELSRKRGTFINDYWATIRDQNEAGDLDPKRTLFADFRDQHSVFGNVQFDIFRERLAQLEKLWHSQMRMFDVPDKVLCVTGIVTDTMTEMLMGVKDGKPNITPFLKKARIFYRLSDGAETSEAPAEASARASEAPEAPALPPKRSRGIKRKLSEYAEELFESKKPKSDELPTAEQWMYFLQHCLQGPEQDEQRGGNQ, from the exons atgtCCGACGACCCGAATACCACTCAGGAACGGGCGATGGAAGGCCCATCGGAAAATCAAGCTGCTCGGCAACTAGAGGGCAACCAAGAAGAG gCACAACGCCAACCAAAAGAAGAGCAAGCTGATCGAGAAGAAGCCAagggagaagaagaagctccaCAGGTGGCCGCTGCTCTACCCATACCGGACAGCCCATTTCTTACCGAATTGGCCAGGCTTCTACGAGGATCCCTGCGACCATATCTCAACACAGAACCTGATGAAGTCATTGAAGCTGCGAGGCAGGATCACCAACTCGATCAAGAAGTTGCCAATGAGAACTTGTTACAGTATATCTGTAGGACGCTGGTGGAG AGCAACGATATGGGTAAACTCGCCGAGATCAGGGAACTTTTCGCCAGAACTCCCGAGGATCCCGCATTTAACACTCCTGCAGGCATCGATGATTCAGCTATG AATCAATTTTACGAGTTGATCCGAGACTGTCGAGTTGTTCCAGAGGATGATCAGACTTTCGTGCCAAGACAAGCGCTG gcTACTAGGATCCACCTGATCATTGATAGTTTTCAAGCGAGACGGGAAAGCGAGTTCCTACGGCAATGGTGTCAACAG aatattgtaTGCCTGCTGTATGGAAATCCCGTCCCCGAGATGAAAGATTTTGCCTATCGGATTTTAATTGAGATGCTGACTAGCTCTTCCACTTGG ACTGCAGAGTTGGAATCATTCGCAAACGAGTTGAGTCGGAAAAGAGGCACGTTCATTAACGATTATTGGGCCACGATTCGGGATCAAAATGAAGCAGGTGATTTGGATCCCAAACGGACACTCTTTGCGGACTTTCGAGACCAGCATTCCGTGTTTGGTAATGTTCAATTCGATATCTTCCGTGAACGCTTGGCGCAATTGGAAAAGCTTTGGCATTCG caAATGAGGATGTTCGATGTTCCGGATAAGGTTCTATGTGTGACTGGTATAGTGACGGATACAATGACTGAAATGTTGATGGGAGTCAAAGACGGG AAGCCCAATATCACACCGTTCCTGAAAAAAGCTCGCATATTTTATCGCTTAAGTGATGGAGCTGAAACATCCGAAGCACCAGCAGAAGCATCAGCAAGAGCATCCGAAGCGCCAGAAGCTCCAGCGTTACCACCAAAACGTTCCAGAGGTATCAAGAGAAAGCTGAGTGAATACGCCGAAGAGCTCTTTGAATCAAAAAAGCCTAAG AGCGACGAGCTTCCGACTGCTGAGCAATGGATGTATTTCCTCCAACACTGTCTACAAGGACCGGAACAAGATGAGCAAAGAGGCGgcaatcaataa
- the T06D4.1 gene encoding Type I restriction endonuclease subunit R (Confirmed by transcript evidence), with the protein MGKLAEIRELFARTPEDPAFNTPAGIDDSAMNQFYELIRDCRVVPEDDQTFVPRQALATRIHLIIDSFQARRESEFLRQWCQQNIVCLLYGNPVPEMKDFAYRILIEMLTSSSTWTAELESFANELSRKRGTFINDYWATIRDQNEAGDLDPKRTLFADFRDQHSVFGNVQFDIFRERLAQLEKLWHSQMRMFDVPDKVLCVTGIVTDTMTEMLMGVKDGKPNITPFLKKARIFYRLSDGAETSEAPAEASARASEAPEAPALPPKRSRGIKRKLSEYAEELFESKKPKSDELPTAEQWMYFLQHCLQGPEQDEQRGGNQ; encoded by the exons ATGGGTAAACTCGCCGAGATCAGGGAACTTTTCGCCAGAACTCCCGAGGATCCCGCATTTAACACTCCTGCAGGCATCGATGATTCAGCTATG AATCAATTTTACGAGTTGATCCGAGACTGTCGAGTTGTTCCAGAGGATGATCAGACTTTCGTGCCAAGACAAGCGCTG gcTACTAGGATCCACCTGATCATTGATAGTTTTCAAGCGAGACGGGAAAGCGAGTTCCTACGGCAATGGTGTCAACAG aatattgtaTGCCTGCTGTATGGAAATCCCGTCCCCGAGATGAAAGATTTTGCCTATCGGATTTTAATTGAGATGCTGACTAGCTCTTCCACTTGG ACTGCAGAGTTGGAATCATTCGCAAACGAGTTGAGTCGGAAAAGAGGCACGTTCATTAACGATTATTGGGCCACGATTCGGGATCAAAATGAAGCAGGTGATTTGGATCCCAAACGGACACTCTTTGCGGACTTTCGAGACCAGCATTCCGTGTTTGGTAATGTTCAATTCGATATCTTCCGTGAACGCTTGGCGCAATTGGAAAAGCTTTGGCATTCG caAATGAGGATGTTCGATGTTCCGGATAAGGTTCTATGTGTGACTGGTATAGTGACGGATACAATGACTGAAATGTTGATGGGAGTCAAAGACGGG AAGCCCAATATCACACCGTTCCTGAAAAAAGCTCGCATATTTTATCGCTTAAGTGATGGAGCTGAAACATCCGAAGCACCAGCAGAAGCATCAGCAAGAGCATCCGAAGCGCCAGAAGCTCCAGCGTTACCACCAAAACGTTCCAGAGGTATCAAGAGAAAGCTGAGTGAATACGCCGAAGAGCTCTTTGAATCAAAAAAGCCTAAG AGCGACGAGCTTCCGACTGCTGAGCAATGGATGTATTTCCTCCAACACTGTCTACAAGGACCGGAACAAGATGAGCAAAGAGGCGgcaatcaataa
- the T06D4.2 gene encoding Cobyrinic acid ac-diamide synthase (Confirmed by transcript evidence) — protein MFTVKPQWSNQNQINQKLFGEDKENKIHGQFECCEDVEAEIECAQALLQYPALQNPARQEPAHQNWLAKTRDHALNPMNGHWPLTLSHHIGLQIAQKRAHQRRQDLLTERATLLLESYEMEKKMRALETWGKQIFQTQASRRARSELINIKLRDIEDRIEEIELELMGQ, from the exons ATGTTCACCGTCAAACCACAATGGAGTAACCAAAACCAG ATCAATCAGAAGCTCTTCGGTGAGGATAAAGAGAATAAGATCCATGGGCAATTCGAGTGTTGTGAGGATGTTGAAGCTGAAATCGAGTGTGCTCAG GCACTACTTCAGTATCCTGCTCTTCAGAATCCTGCTCGTCAGGAGCCTGCTCACCAAAATTGGCTGGCTAAAACGCGGGACCACgct ctgaaccCTATGAATGGCCACTGGCCATTAACCTTGTCTCATCATATTGGGCTTCAGATTGCACAGAAACGG GCCCATCAACGTCGCCAAGACTTGTTGACTGAGCGCGCCACGCTGCTCCTGGAAAGCTATGAgatggaaaagaaaatgagagcTCTGGAAACTTGGGGCAAACAGATATTCCAGACACAAGCTTCCCGTCGGGCTCGCTCTGAGCTTATCAACATCAAGCTCAGAGATATTGAGGATCGCATTGAGGAAATTGAACTGGAACTCATGGGGCAGTGA
- the T06D4.6 gene encoding YlbF family regulator (Confirmed by transcript evidence), producing MAFMQIDAGYLDGLFQELGNLLQHPIIRGNQEILAEVNDILDGAYVPPVLAEQEMDDLWNAYEDIQQDLNILMQRVGEEEFDLRLENFYEDLANLEDRIEVVEMERGIFNN from the exons atggCTTTTATGCAGATTGATGCAGGATATTTGGATGGATTGTTTCAAGAACTCGGAAacttg CTGCAACACCCAATTATCCGAGGAAATCAAGAAATTCTCGCCGAGGTAAATGATATACTTGACGGGGCTTATGTACCACCGGTGCTCGCCGAGCAAGAAATGGATGACCTCTGGAATGCTTATGAGGATATTCAGCAGGACTTGAATATTTTGATGCAAAGAGTCGGAGAAGAAGAGTTTGATTTGaggcttgaaaatttttatgaggATTTGGCTAATTTAGAGGACAGGATTGAGGTGGTCGAGATGGAACGAggcatttttaataattga